The following are encoded together in the Anaerohalosphaeraceae bacterium genome:
- a CDS encoding PBECR2 nuclease fold domain-containing protein codes for MPIFKGGAVVIKGHDGKPFELTEQTWRHIVQDNSRKYLEAHFDKIAETLQHPDFILKSPKENSVKAFVKFFDDFYILNTVTARVYLYVLVNINNRRIRTVYTNPVLKGWEQEWKKK; via the coding sequence GTGCCGATATTTAAAGGAGGAGCTGTTGTCATAAAGGGTCATGACGGAAAGCCATTTGAGTTAACTGAACAAACATGGCGGCACATTGTACAAGATAATAGCAGGAAATACCTTGAAGCACACTTCGATAAAATCGCAGAAACATTACAGCATCCGGACTTTATATTAAAAAGTCCGAAAGAGAATTCTGTAAAAGCATTCGTGAAATTTTTTGATGACTTTTATATTTTGAACACAGTAACGGCACGAGTTTACTTGTATGTGTTAGTCAATATCAACAATCGCAGGATCAGAACCGTTTACACGAATCCTGTGTTGAAGGGGTGGGAACAAGAATGGAAGAAAAAATGA
- a CDS encoding PA14 domain-containing protein, which produces MKKTGKWTASILLFSLFSAWAFSVPLAFPGAEGAGRFAAGGRGGTVYEVTNLNNSGPGSIVDAVSQPNRTIVFRVSGTIELGNVILRPKSNTTIAGQTAPGDGICIKGRIYLSGADNVIIRYIRVRVDAGGANSSGDAIDIASGSNIIIDHVSASYARDETISCQDGSNNVTVQWCILSEALTFENHSYGSLIRGQYGERKSYHHNLYAHNKGRNPRPGNYLSSTLDPDGLYFDFRNNVIYNWSGTNPGNNFDTNNISRYNFINNVYIRGPGSTGTKIFGEYSLVSYGFFSGNAHGASYASISVPSDPWSLVTFSGFTQAQINAYKARTGGVPIPMEPVTTTSAYQALQDVLASAGASLVRDAVDQRIVSDVINGTGDFVYNTPLPTDPPEVLNHFWPPLASAPAPTDSDHDGMPDYWETANGLNPSNPADRNSYTLDPDYTNLEVYLNWLVQGDTQPPAAPTGLTAAADNQLVQLTWNPNTEPDLAGYNVYRSTVSGSGYVKLNGILLTSPAYTDTSVSNGTTYYYVVTAVDTATNESAASVQVSAVPMDLTPPAPPAGLWARIENGTVLLDWLDNTEPDWAAYNVYRAEGFSGEYGLLTASGITTSFFADSDVSAGQTYFYAVTAKDISGNESDALYEIPVTISTTAMGRILRETWTGIFGGTVNHLTSHPLYPNAPSGRDWPANFEGPTDWADSYGTRVRGYLHPPASGWYTFYIAADNEAQLWLSTDGSPANAALIASVSGGTAPRQWDQSPSQRSAPIFLTAGRKYYIEVLHKEDSGPDHLAVAWEGPGLSRQVIAGQYLSPWFIGLYGDTNADEWVDIEDLPAFASVWLETDCAESSAWDLNGDCVVDLQEFSILAGNWMLDIYPLLPPTNLTAEADDGAVLLDWDDSPESSVIGYNVYRSTTSGGGYMKLNASPVLSSDYFDGTVQNGTPYYYVVTAVNRSGMESSFSNEVSALPNPPSSDLVIQENEAGFCGVEGVIENEHTGYTGSGYANTDNAVGKGINYRIQILTGGTYAFVWRFANGATAARPANLLINGTPAASGIAFPVTGAWTSWSTTAAVQVSLPAGTYTVRLEATTSGGLANIDSMTVTGPNLQPASCL; this is translated from the coding sequence ATGAAAAAGACCGGCAAGTGGACGGCATCCATTCTTCTTTTTTCTCTCTTTTCAGCATGGGCCTTTTCCGTTCCCCTGGCTTTTCCGGGAGCGGAGGGTGCCGGGCGTTTTGCCGCAGGCGGACGCGGCGGAACGGTTTATGAGGTCACGAATCTAAACAACAGCGGACCGGGCTCGATTGTCGATGCCGTCAGTCAGCCCAACCGCACAATCGTCTTTCGGGTCTCCGGAACGATTGAACTGGGAAATGTTATCCTGCGGCCCAAATCCAACACCACTATCGCCGGTCAGACCGCTCCGGGGGACGGCATCTGCATCAAAGGACGCATCTACCTGAGCGGCGCCGACAACGTCATTATTCGCTACATTCGGGTCCGTGTGGATGCGGGCGGTGCCAATTCCAGCGGGGATGCCATCGACATCGCCAGCGGCAGCAACATCATCATCGACCACGTCAGCGCCTCCTACGCACGGGACGAAACCATTTCCTGCCAGGACGGCTCCAACAACGTCACCGTCCAGTGGTGCATCCTCAGTGAAGCCCTGACCTTCGAAAATCACAGCTACGGCTCCCTGATTCGCGGCCAGTACGGAGAACGGAAATCCTATCACCACAATCTCTATGCCCATAACAAAGGGCGGAATCCTCGTCCGGGCAACTATCTCAGTTCAACACTCGACCCGGACGGCCTGTATTTTGACTTCCGCAACAACGTTATTTACAACTGGTCCGGCACGAATCCGGGCAACAACTTTGATACCAACAACATCAGTCGATACAATTTCATCAACAATGTTTATATCCGCGGGCCGGGCTCTACCGGCACAAAAATCTTCGGGGAATACTCTCTCGTCAGCTACGGCTTTTTCTCCGGCAACGCCCACGGGGCTTCGTATGCGTCAATTTCAGTCCCGTCCGACCCGTGGAGTCTGGTGACGTTCAGCGGATTCACCCAGGCACAAATTAACGCGTACAAAGCCCGTACCGGAGGGGTTCCGATTCCGATGGAGCCGGTGACTACCACCTCCGCTTATCAGGCCCTGCAGGATGTGTTGGCCTCCGCCGGAGCCAGTCTGGTGCGCGACGCTGTGGACCAAAGAATCGTCAGCGATGTCATCAACGGCACGGGGGATTTTGTGTACAATACCCCCCTTCCGACCGACCCGCCGGAGGTGCTGAACCACTTCTGGCCGCCCCTGGCTTCCGCACCGGCCCCGACAGACAGCGATCACGACGGAATGCCGGACTACTGGGAAACGGCCAACGGGCTCAATCCCTCCAACCCCGCCGACCGAAATTCCTACACACTTGACCCGGATTACACAAATCTGGAAGTCTATCTGAACTGGCTGGTGCAGGGAGATACCCAGCCCCCCGCCGCTCCGACGGGGCTGACAGCCGCCGCCGACAATCAGCTCGTCCAGCTCACCTGGAATCCCAACACGGAACCGGACCTGGCCGGCTACAATGTCTATCGCTCTACAGTGTCCGGCAGCGGATACGTCAAGCTCAACGGCATCCTCCTGACCAGTCCGGCCTATACGGATACCAGCGTGAGCAACGGCACCACCTATTATTATGTGGTTACCGCGGTGGATACCGCCACCAATGAATCCGCTGCTTCGGTTCAGGTGTCTGCCGTGCCGATGGACCTGACGCCTCCGGCGCCGCCGGCCGGTCTGTGGGCGCGGATTGAAAACGGCACCGTCCTGCTGGACTGGCTGGACAATACCGAACCGGATTGGGCCGCCTACAACGTCTATCGCGCAGAGGGATTCAGCGGCGAGTATGGTTTGCTCACCGCTTCCGGGATTACAACATCGTTCTTTGCAGATTCGGATGTCTCGGCCGGCCAAACCTATTTTTACGCCGTGACAGCCAAAGACATTTCCGGCAATGAATCTGATGCGCTGTATGAAATTCCGGTCACCATCAGCACAACGGCGATGGGACGAATCCTGCGGGAAACCTGGACCGGCATTTTCGGCGGTACAGTCAATCATTTGACCTCTCATCCGCTGTACCCGAACGCTCCGTCCGGACGCGACTGGCCGGCCAACTTCGAAGGCCCGACCGACTGGGCGGATTCCTACGGGACCCGCGTCCGCGGCTATCTGCACCCGCCCGCCTCAGGGTGGTACACCTTCTATATTGCTGCCGACAATGAGGCCCAGCTTTGGCTCAGCACGGACGGCTCGCCGGCCAATGCCGCCCTGATTGCCTCCGTGTCCGGCGGAACCGCCCCGCGGCAGTGGGACCAATCCCCCTCGCAGCGGTCGGCTCCGATTTTCCTGACCGCCGGACGCAAATACTACATCGAGGTTCTCCACAAAGAAGACAGCGGCCCGGACCATCTGGCCGTTGCGTGGGAAGGCCCCGGGCTGAGCCGGCAGGTCATCGCCGGACAATATCTGTCGCCGTGGTTTATCGGACTGTACGGAGACACAAACGCCGATGAGTGGGTCGATATCGAAGACCTGCCCGCCTTTGCCTCCGTCTGGCTGGAAACCGACTGCGCCGAAAGCTCCGCCTGGGACCTCAACGGCGACTGTGTCGTGGACCTGCAGGAATTCAGCATTTTGGCAGGGAACTGGATGCTCGATATTTATCCGCTTTTGCCGCCGACGAATCTGACCGCCGAGGCCGACGATGGCGCTGTGCTGCTCGATTGGGATGACAGCCCCGAATCCTCCGTTATCGGATACAATGTGTACCGCTCCACAACTTCCGGCGGCGGCTATATGAAACTGAACGCTTCCCCGGTTTTGTCCTCCGATTATTTTGACGGCACCGTTCAAAACGGCACTCCGTATTACTATGTCGTCACAGCCGTCAACCGCAGCGGCATGGAATCCTCCTTTTCAAACGAGGTGTCGGCCCTGCCCAATCCCCCCAGCTCCGACCTTGTTATTCAGGAAAATGAAGCCGGTTTCTGCGGCGTCGAAGGGGTGATTGAAAACGAACATACCGGCTACACCGGCAGCGGCTATGCCAACACCGACAACGCCGTCGGCAAGGGCATTAACTACCGCATTCAGATTCTAACGGGCGGCACCTATGCGTTTGTCTGGCGATTTGCCAACGGCGCCACAGCCGCCCGCCCGGCCAATCTGCTCATCAACGGTACCCCCGCCGCATCCGGCATTGCCTTTCCGGTCACCGGGGCCTGGACATCCTGGAGCACAACCGCAGCGGTTCAGGTCTCTTTGCCGGCGGGGACATACACGGTGCGTCTGGAAGCAACGACCTCCGGCGGCCTGGCAAACATCGACTCAATGACCGTTACCGGCCCCAATCTCCAGCCGGCATCCTGTCTATAA
- the tkt gene encoding transketolase has product MTKANATGLSALDMKCVETIRFLAMDGVQAANSGHPGMPMGMAAAAYALWMRHLRFNPADPKWLNRDRFILSAGHGSMLLYALLHLCGFDLPLDELKQFRQWGSKTPGHPEYGHTPGVEVTTGPLGQGISNGVGMAIAQKYLAARYNKEGFPIFDYKIYVIAGDGCLQEGVSGEASSLAGHLGLDNLIVIYDDNGITIDGETHLSFTEDVAKRYEAYGWNVHTVGGDGHNIAELDRVLEIAKKPNGRPTLIKFRSHIGFGSPNFQDTHTAHGAPLGVEECKLIKKNAGWDPDKTFVVPEEVAAHMGQAKHKGALLQKEYEALFAKYAQAYPQEAKEITDALAGRLPIEIEPLLPKFEAGTSVATRQASGKTLDALMPHLPLVIGGSADLTPSNNTHFKGASDFQKNNPTGRYIRYGVREHAMAAIMNGMAVSGLIRPYGGTFMVFSDYMRGALRVACLSKYPTIFVFTHDTIGLGEDGPTHQPVEHLASLRAIPNLLVIRPADANETAQAWKYTLEHRDQPIALALTRQGVPVLDQSKYASASNLVKGAYVLIKDDNPDVLLLGAGSEVHIALQAREILAAEGIRSQVVSMPCWELFERQPAAYKESVIPSTIKARVGVEAGVRMGWDRWIGPWGEFVGMSTFGVSAPYKVCYKNFGITPEAVAAAAKKSLAAAK; this is encoded by the coding sequence ATGACAAAAGCGAATGCGACAGGTCTTTCGGCACTGGATATGAAGTGTGTGGAAACCATTCGTTTTTTGGCGATGGATGGTGTTCAGGCCGCCAACTCCGGGCATCCCGGAATGCCGATGGGAATGGCCGCCGCGGCCTATGCACTCTGGATGCGGCACCTCCGGTTTAATCCTGCCGACCCGAAATGGCTCAACCGCGACCGCTTCATCCTCTCGGCCGGGCACGGAAGCATGCTCCTCTATGCCCTGCTTCACCTGTGCGGTTTTGACCTGCCGCTGGACGAATTGAAACAGTTCCGTCAGTGGGGCAGCAAGACCCCCGGCCATCCCGAATATGGACACACCCCCGGCGTAGAGGTCACAACCGGTCCGCTGGGCCAGGGCATCTCCAACGGCGTCGGCATGGCCATTGCCCAAAAGTACCTGGCCGCCCGATATAACAAGGAAGGATTCCCGATTTTTGACTATAAAATCTATGTCATCGCCGGCGACGGATGCCTTCAGGAAGGTGTCAGCGGCGAGGCCTCCAGTCTGGCGGGCCATCTGGGGCTGGATAATCTGATTGTTATTTACGATGACAACGGCATCACCATCGACGGCGAAACACATTTATCTTTTACTGAAGATGTCGCCAAACGGTATGAGGCCTACGGCTGGAACGTTCACACTGTCGGCGGCGACGGACACAACATTGCTGAACTGGACCGTGTCCTTGAAATCGCCAAGAAGCCCAACGGAAGACCCACGCTTATCAAGTTTCGCTCACACATCGGCTTCGGCAGTCCGAATTTCCAGGACACCCATACCGCCCACGGCGCCCCGCTGGGTGTGGAAGAGTGCAAACTGATTAAGAAAAACGCCGGCTGGGACCCGGACAAGACCTTTGTCGTGCCGGAGGAAGTCGCCGCTCACATGGGACAGGCCAAACACAAAGGCGCCCTCCTCCAGAAGGAGTATGAGGCCCTCTTTGCCAAATACGCTCAGGCCTATCCGCAGGAAGCCAAAGAAATCACCGACGCGCTGGCCGGTCGGCTTCCGATTGAGATTGAGCCGCTGCTGCCGAAATTCGAGGCCGGTACGTCTGTCGCCACGCGTCAGGCCTCCGGCAAAACGCTCGACGCCCTGATGCCGCATCTGCCCCTGGTGATTGGCGGTTCCGCAGACCTGACCCCGTCCAACAATACCCATTTCAAGGGTGCATCGGATTTCCAGAAGAACAATCCGACCGGCCGCTACATCCGCTACGGCGTCCGCGAACATGCGATGGCCGCCATTATGAACGGCATGGCCGTCAGCGGCCTGATTCGCCCCTACGGCGGCACCTTCATGGTCTTTTCCGACTATATGCGGGGCGCTTTGCGGGTGGCGTGCCTGTCGAAATATCCGACGATTTTCGTGTTCACACACGACACCATCGGGCTGGGCGAAGACGGCCCGACCCATCAGCCCGTCGAGCACCTGGCCTCCCTGCGGGCGATTCCCAATCTGCTGGTGATTCGTCCGGCCGATGCCAACGAAACCGCCCAGGCCTGGAAATACACCCTTGAACATCGCGACCAGCCCATCGCATTGGCCCTCACCCGCCAGGGGGTTCCGGTGCTGGACCAGAGCAAATATGCCAGCGCTTCCAACCTGGTCAAGGGCGCGTACGTCCTCATTAAAGATGACAATCCGGATGTGCTGCTCCTGGGAGCCGGCTCGGAGGTGCACATCGCCCTTCAGGCCCGCGAGATTCTTGCCGCCGAAGGCATTCGCTCGCAGGTTGTCTCAATGCCCTGCTGGGAGCTCTTTGAACGCCAGCCCGCCGCCTACAAGGAAAGCGTCATTCCCTCAACGATTAAGGCACGCGTCGGCGTCGAGGCCGGTGTGCGGATGGGCTGGGACCGCTGGATCGGGCCGTGGGGCGAGTTTGTGGGGATGAGCACGTTCGGGGTGTCGGCGCCGTACAAGGTCTGCTACAAAAACTTCGGCATCACGCCGGAAGCCGTCGCCGCCGCCGCCAAAAAGTCCCTGGCCGCGGCAAAATAG
- a CDS encoding DUF2283 domain-containing protein has translation MEEKMNITHHYDKEADILYIDFGSDEPCFTEDIDGVVMLEIGWFSKLPRGIKVIGPKAHHMKSFNFQLIIRKCRDLLRNQAKQIENQESYLQEFLKSKFKELALS, from the coding sequence ATGGAAGAAAAAATGAACATTACGCATCATTATGATAAAGAGGCCGATATTCTTTATATTGATTTCGGTTCGGACGAACCTTGTTTCACGGAGGATATTGACGGAGTTGTAATGTTAGAAATTGGCTGGTTCAGCAAACTGCCCAGGGGCATAAAAGTCATAGGCCCTAAAGCTCATCATATGAAATCGTTCAATTTTCAGTTGATTATAAGAAAATGCAGAGATTTGCTTCGGAACCAGGCCAAGCAGATTGAGAATCAGGAATCCTATCTCCAGGAGTTCTTAAAGAGCAAGTTTAAGGAACTTGCTCTTTCTTAA
- a CDS encoding phosphopantothenoylcysteine decarboxylase, with amino-acid sequence MMAASKKKRRILITAGGTREYIDPVRFLSNAGSGQMGYALARAALRAGHRVTLISAPTTLKPPAQAELLRVVSCQDMFRAVKEKFPQSDCLIMTAAVSDYTPVKKEKTKMKKSRGILTLRLKPTPDILAWAGRHKKKGQILVGFALEDKNLKQNAEQKLRRKNLDLIVANKPDAIAARQSAVFLKSPSGPWLALPYQSKQRTAGCILRMIEKLFAEN; translated from the coding sequence ATGATGGCTGCATCGAAAAAGAAACGGCGAATCCTGATTACGGCCGGCGGCACGCGGGAATACATTGACCCGGTCCGCTTTCTGTCCAACGCCGGCAGCGGACAGATGGGCTATGCTCTGGCCCGTGCGGCCCTGCGGGCGGGTCACCGTGTAACCCTGATTTCAGCCCCGACGACTCTAAAGCCCCCGGCCCAAGCCGAACTCCTCCGCGTCGTCTCCTGTCAGGACATGTTCCGGGCCGTGAAAGAGAAGTTTCCCCAAAGTGATTGTCTGATTATGACCGCGGCTGTGTCGGACTACACACCGGTCAAAAAAGAAAAAACGAAGATGAAAAAAAGCAGGGGAATCCTGACGCTTCGGCTCAAACCGACGCCCGACATCCTGGCTTGGGCGGGCCGGCACAAAAAGAAAGGACAGATTCTGGTCGGGTTCGCCCTCGAAGACAAAAATCTCAAACAAAACGCCGAGCAGAAGCTTCGCCGCAAAAATCTTGACCTGATTGTCGCCAACAAGCCGGACGCCATTGCCGCCAGGCAGTCCGCCGTCTTTCTCAAATCCCCGTCCGGCCCCTGGCTGGCCCTGCCCTATCAAAGCAAGCAGCGTACCGCCGGCTGCATCCTTCGGATGATTGAAAAACTCTTTGCGGAAAACTAA
- a CDS encoding ATP-dependent 6-phosphofructokinase, with product MAKKIKRIAVLTGGGDCPGLNAVIRAVTKTAINKYGLEVYGVEDAYLGLIENRIRPLSFDDVSNILTLGGTILGSSNKTNPFAYPMPIGKTVRNRDVSDLCIANLEKHGIEAMICIGGDGTMASAAAFAKKGLTVMGVPKTIDNDVYGTDLTFGFNTAVTTAAEAIDKIHTTASSHHRVMIVEVMGRYAGWIALHAGAAGGADVILIPEIPYDLNRIAEVVLARSRKGRRFSIISIAEGAKPKGGKMVVFKKESDSPDPIRLGGVSYVLAEQLSRMTGLSCRGVNLGHLQRGGTPTPFDRNMGTQFGYYALELLMKGVQNHLVIWKNGSLGSIPLSRVAGKIKTVPLKDPLIAAAKAVGTSFGI from the coding sequence ATGGCAAAGAAAATCAAACGAATCGCCGTCCTGACCGGCGGCGGCGACTGTCCCGGTCTGAACGCCGTCATCCGTGCCGTCACCAAAACCGCCATCAACAAGTACGGCCTGGAGGTGTACGGCGTCGAAGATGCCTATCTGGGGCTGATTGAAAACCGCATCCGCCCGCTCAGTTTTGACGATGTGAGCAACATCCTCACGCTGGGCGGCACGATTCTGGGCTCCTCCAACAAAACCAATCCCTTCGCCTATCCGATGCCCATCGGCAAGACCGTCCGCAACCGCGATGTGTCCGATTTGTGCATCGCCAACCTCGAAAAGCACGGCATCGAGGCGATGATTTGCATCGGCGGAGACGGCACGATGGCCTCCGCCGCCGCTTTTGCCAAAAAGGGCCTGACGGTCATGGGCGTGCCGAAAACCATTGACAACGATGTGTACGGCACAGACCTGACGTTCGGCTTCAACACCGCCGTAACGACCGCCGCCGAGGCCATCGACAAGATTCACACGACCGCCAGTTCGCACCATCGCGTGATGATTGTCGAAGTGATGGGCCGCTATGCGGGCTGGATTGCCCTGCACGCCGGCGCCGCAGGCGGGGCCGATGTCATCCTGATTCCCGAAATCCCCTATGACCTCAACCGCATCGCCGAAGTCGTCCTGGCCCGCTCGCGCAAAGGCCGCCGTTTCAGCATCATCTCCATCGCTGAAGGCGCCAAACCCAAGGGCGGCAAAATGGTCGTCTTCAAAAAGGAATCCGACAGCCCCGACCCGATTCGGCTGGGCGGCGTTTCCTATGTGCTCGCTGAGCAGCTGTCCAGAATGACGGGCCTGTCCTGCCGCGGCGTTAACCTCGGCCATCTCCAGCGCGGCGGCACCCCAACCCCCTTTGACCGCAACATGGGCACCCAGTTCGGCTATTACGCCCTCGAGTTGCTGATGAAAGGGGTCCAAAACCATCTGGTCATCTGGAAAAACGGTTCGCTCGGCTCGATTCCGCTCAGCCGTGTGGCCGGCAAAATCAAAACCGTTCCGCTCAAAGACCCGCTGATTGCCGCCGCCAAAGCCGTCGGAACCAGTTTTGGAATCTAA
- a CDS encoding RICIN domain-containing protein, which produces MTRQAGKTDTRAVTHYFFSWLFVVSLFPMSYGLEITGTITCHDPSTIIYENGRYWYFSTGNNLLSRYSTDLVTWYSGNRPFTYSSGVPPYMASYLSTCEGSGPWNLWAPEVIKVGNLYYLYYSRNMCYDYNCTEKSVCGLAVGSNILNRDWVDQGSVLWTDLCTDYRRSIDPTLLFDTVGNLWLAAGSFGHPSGNGWTYGGIWLYQIDPATGKVKSGTTSTQLARAWIEAAYLYYKDGYYYLFFNQERCCAGVNSTYFIRYARATNITGPYFDRDGINVLTQDTGSLFLGRDYTANYNADGTPKPELGSVGREIGPGHIGIFTAQDGLEMFSFHFYDAADNGVAKLGLRTLIWGDDGWPRAGWDLPDGNYAIVCGMNRNPGAPEGGLYLEAADAYTDTVQMNTWRGGTDQIWTFTRVGRNQYRITCLANGKALAVVSPDGNPSNIYGPGKPVKLVPYSSTNNAHRWYVVQTNNRGFRMLNVATSMALEVAGAQNAVGASIDVGSWEPSQPGHQCFWLTPAGMYSMEMQFGGLPVGVANTSTGTRLALGSWTGSNLQKWRFIPTFDGYTKIVNVASGLPVDLRNGAFSDGEQIRQWTDLNNDAQKWAIEPLTDGSFRILNKITAKAVSVAGSTSGSLTRQWRWLHTLAQQWRFTQQASSPNARVWTGGGTSGSWSDAANWDVPSYGADNLLFGGTLQTASNNNLAADRPVNGIRFLNTAGGFTLSGNRIVLLGDIVNESPSAQTIGMPLQLAGGRRYLLAAQAGDLMVSGSVSGDGHVAKGGVGTLTLTGPCTYTGATRILAGTLKIGADLALPISTDLTIESGAVLDLNGHEITVSTLTNLGTIVNSSCQGAVLNVLTPLQTFVLPGNGMDGLAALAEHWLSTDCAGPDWCMGADRNQSGQVDLADLEDLAADWLNCL; this is translated from the coding sequence ATGACACGGCAGGCAGGCAAAACAGACACCCGAGCAGTAACCCATTATTTTTTTTCTTGGCTGTTCGTGGTTTCTTTGTTTCCTATGTCTTATGGTCTGGAGATTACCGGCACAATCACCTGCCATGACCCATCCACAATCATCTACGAAAACGGGAGATACTGGTATTTCTCGACCGGGAATAATCTGTTAAGTCGTTATTCAACGGATTTGGTGACTTGGTATTCAGGAAATCGCCCGTTCACTTATTCCAGCGGCGTTCCGCCTTATATGGCTTCCTATCTTTCCACCTGTGAGGGCAGCGGACCCTGGAATCTGTGGGCGCCGGAAGTCATCAAAGTCGGCAATTTGTATTATCTCTATTATTCCCGCAATATGTGTTATGACTACAACTGCACGGAGAAGTCCGTCTGCGGACTGGCCGTCGGGTCCAACATCCTGAACCGTGACTGGGTGGACCAGGGGTCTGTTTTGTGGACGGATTTATGCACGGATTACCGGCGAAGCATTGACCCGACGCTTTTGTTTGACACAGTCGGCAATCTGTGGCTGGCGGCCGGTTCATTCGGTCACCCGAGCGGCAACGGCTGGACCTACGGCGGCATCTGGCTCTATCAGATTGACCCGGCTACCGGCAAGGTCAAAAGCGGAACCACTTCAACACAGCTGGCCAGAGCGTGGATTGAAGCGGCTTATCTTTATTATAAGGACGGCTATTATTATTTGTTTTTCAATCAGGAACGCTGCTGTGCGGGCGTGAACAGTACCTATTTTATTCGGTATGCCCGGGCGACGAATATCACAGGGCCGTATTTCGACCGGGATGGAATCAACGTTCTGACGCAGGATACCGGCTCGCTGTTTTTGGGGCGGGATTACACGGCCAATTACAATGCAGACGGCACCCCGAAGCCGGAGCTGGGTTCCGTCGGACGCGAAATCGGACCGGGCCACATCGGGATTTTCACCGCTCAGGACGGTCTGGAGATGTTTTCGTTTCACTTCTATGATGCCGCCGACAACGGGGTGGCCAAACTCGGGCTTCGCACGCTGATTTGGGGGGATGACGGCTGGCCGAGGGCGGGCTGGGACCTGCCGGACGGAAACTATGCGATTGTCTGCGGAATGAATCGGAATCCGGGTGCGCCGGAAGGGGGGCTGTATCTGGAGGCGGCGGACGCCTACACCGACACGGTGCAGATGAACACCTGGAGGGGCGGCACAGACCAAATCTGGACGTTTACGCGGGTGGGACGAAATCAGTACCGGATTACCTGTCTGGCCAACGGCAAGGCACTGGCTGTCGTCAGTCCGGACGGAAACCCGAGCAACATCTACGGCCCGGGCAAGCCGGTAAAACTGGTGCCGTACAGCAGCACCAATAATGCTCATCGGTGGTATGTCGTTCAGACAAACAATCGCGGGTTTCGAATGCTGAATGTCGCCACATCGATGGCGCTGGAGGTCGCCGGTGCACAAAATGCAGTCGGGGCTTCAATCGATGTCGGCAGCTGGGAGCCGTCTCAGCCGGGGCATCAGTGTTTCTGGCTGACGCCGGCGGGGATGTATTCGATGGAGATGCAGTTTGGCGGGCTGCCGGTCGGCGTGGCCAATACCAGTACCGGCACGCGGCTGGCCTTGGGCAGCTGGACCGGCTCCAACCTTCAGAAATGGCGGTTTATTCCGACCTTTGACGGTTATACGAAAATTGTCAATGTCGCCAGCGGTCTTCCGGTGGATTTGCGGAACGGAGCCTTTTCCGACGGAGAACAGATTCGTCAGTGGACGGATTTGAACAATGATGCCCAGAAATGGGCGATTGAACCGCTCACGGACGGTTCTTTCCGCATCCTCAATAAGATTACGGCCAAGGCCGTCTCCGTAGCCGGCTCGACCAGCGGCTCGCTGACGCGTCAATGGCGCTGGCTTCACACACTCGCTCAGCAGTGGCGGTTTACGCAGCAGGCGTCCTCGCCGAATGCCCGTGTCTGGACGGGCGGCGGCACCTCCGGCAGCTGGTCGGACGCCGCCAACTGGGATGTCCCTTCGTACGGGGCGGACAATCTGCTCTTCGGCGGGACGCTTCAGACGGCTTCGAACAATAATCTTGCAGCCGACAGGCCGGTCAATGGGATTCGGTTTTTGAATACGGCGGGCGGCTTTACCCTTTCGGGAAATCGAATTGTGCTGCTGGGGGATATTGTCAATGAGTCGCCCTCTGCGCAGACAATCGGGATGCCGCTTCAGCTGGCGGGCGGCAGGCGGTATTTGCTGGCTGCTCAGGCGGGGGATTTGATGGTCAGCGGGTCCGTCAGCGGCGATGGACACGTGGCCAAAGGAGGCGTCGGAACGCTGACGTTGACAGGCCCCTGCACCTACACCGGAGCCACACGCATTCTGGCGGGCACCCTGAAGATAGGAGCCGACCTGGCCTTGCCGATTTCGACGGACCTGACGATTGAGTCGGGGGCGGTGCTGGATTTGAACGGGCACGAAATTACGGTAAGTACCCTCACGAATCTGGGAACGATTGTCAACAGCAGCTGCCAGGGAGCCGTGCTGAATGTCCTGACGCCGCTGCAGACATTTGTCCTGCCGGGCAACGGAATGGACGGTCTGGCGGCCCTGGCGGAGCATTGGCTTTCGACCGATTGTGCCGGGCCGGATTGGTGCATGGGCGCCGACCGCAATCAAAGCGGGCAGGTCGATTTAGCCGACTTGGAAGACCTGGCGGCGGACTGGCTGAACTGCCTATAA